aagaaagaaagaaagaaagaaagaaagaaaaatcctgaTGGGTGgtcatggtgcacgcctttattcccagcactctgggggcagagtcaggtggatttctgaaGCCAGCTTTGtcacagagctagttccaggacagccaaggaatggtatacaaagaaaccctgtctcaaaacaagaaaaatccatAATTCTGTTTAACCCAAATCAAAGATAATCTTGGAATTTAGCAAAtaaccaacattttaaaaaatagcaatgcATAGCCACTTTGTTATTTGGTACTGCTGTAATCTAATCCAGGACCTCACCCATACTGTGCATGTTCTACCTACTGCCCCACCACGATCTCACAGATTCAAACACTGTTCAGTACGTGTCTGCATGCATTTATGTTTCTAGTAACCTCCCCAGTAAAGTACATGATTTAAGTTTAGAGGTATTAATATCTATAAACTAGGAATTAGAATATATGGAAAGCTTCTAGCCCAGACTATCAGACTAGAATATCACTCTAATATCAGGACCATTTCCAACTCTTAGAAATCTAAGTGTTGGTCTGTTTCTGCTTAAACTTTAAAGAACTTTTTTATTCAAAGGTTCCTGTGTAccctagactggcctcagattcaaGATTGTCTTCAAGTTTCCTGGGTGCCAGAGTTAACAAGTatataccactatgcccagctctctCAAAGACTAAATGCACCCTGATTGAGGCATCCATTTTCAATTGGGGTTACCATGTTGGAGTGGGGACATGCGGCGATTGGTGACTGAAGCAGGCAGAACCTGCACTCTCTATTCCTGAACTAAAATGTGACTTGTTTATGGACAGCTGCTGTGAACTGCCTTTGACATTTTCAGATGCATGCTTCTGCCGCTCTTTCTGCCTGTCATAATCCACCTCACCATAACCCCTAAATCAGTCACTGGAAACAGACTAAAAGCATGAGCTGAAAGAAAATATTGTTCATTTAAGTCATGTCAGATACTTCATCAACAATGAGAAAATGGCAACACaaaaattctttcaaaattagaaaaaaaatgaccatttGGCTAGTTCAGTTATATCCTAAATGAGAGCTTAATGGAAAGTTGGATATTGTTAAGgaactgaaagaaaatgatgagTTGCTGCCTATATTTAAGGAAGGaaattactctttttaaaatgtggccaAGTAGTGcaagaaatatttaattacaGTGAAGTAGTTCATATGTTCTCAGAAACAGATTAAGAATAAATGCTTCTTCCCCATTTACACATAATATATCTCACAAGAATGTTAATTgttacatcattttaaaaatagacttaaaGTTTTATCTTCAGATTCAATTTAGAATGCAGCCTAATGCATTGTTAAGTAATGCTTAGTGTTAAAACCTTAGTTACTGATGCAGATAAGCAATACTAGAAGACCTGCCTACTTTGGTTTGTACTTGTTGGAGATACACACTGTTTCTTCAGGGAAATCTTAACACATTGCATCTTAACTGGCCATAAATTTGCTTTGTATTACATGGTAAGTGGTTTCTCATTGGTAGTCCTATAGCACTTCAGGTCTTGAGTATGTGCTTCCTGCCTCTCTGGTTCCTTTTTAGCATAAGGGGAAATCAAATCATAGATTTGAAGGAAGGTAACAGTGTTATTATTCTTTACCTTCATCCTGTTACATTCAACATAGTTGACAGAAGCAACACAATGTCAGTCTAACCTCATCCCTCTTTACCCCActcacatgcaaaaaaaaaaaaaaaaaaattgaaatttcaaACTCACAGCCGAACAGATGGGGCGGAAGGACATGAGACGCTCAATATGGTAGGCATTGCTCCCACTCCAGGCATCCCATCGAGGGTATTCTCCTCTCTCCAGGATAAACTGTTGTCCACAGAAGCTGGTATGCTCATAACCAATCCAGCTGCCAAAGATAGGTAATGGAGAGAAGGCCTCTCTTGTTTTAGATGAATTTATAGTGGGATAAAATATCAAGTCAATCACAAAGCCCTAGGTAATGAATGCTCATGACTTTGTATTGAACCAGTttgtaaataaattttgaaataaccCGCTGAAGATTCTCTTGTCCTAGCAATGTATATTAACAAAGCTCTGTTTCCATTCTAGTGACCTGGAAGTATAGATTGATGATGATCCAGTGACCATTTCTTTGGCTCTAGATCTTGTAAGCCTCTTCCTAAGAGAGCAAAAGTATGATGGGATGGGTATCTGTATTTGTTCCTTTGTTACTTCGAGGGTTCTTCCTCTTGCTGTCTGTACTTATACCTTCTTAATGGAGCATTCTAGTTAAGTTGTTAATTGAATCTTATTTATTGAAGCTATCTTAAAGTGTTGCCTGTTTTAAagggctgaggatctctgctttGACATAGAGCAGCTTGTGAAAGCTTGGTCACATGCAAAGCCACTTCTTCGTAGACCAACAAGAGTACTAATGTGGGTTCACACATAGGCCAGCTTGCCAATCAGACTACAAAAGCCAGAAAATCTCTCTCACCAAGATTGACTATCAAGTAATTTCTGGAACACTGAGGACTAATGTGTCTCTGGATGCTTGAGATTTCGTTccttttaataaagaaattagcTAATAGTCTGCTCTGGGACATCTGTTTGTATGCCATAAAAAGTCTATCACTCAGGAATTTCCCTTcatgctaggtggtggtggcggcggcggcgcacgcctttaatcccagcactctagagacaaggcaggtggatctctcgagttcaaggccagactggtctacagagtgagttccaggatagccaaggctactcaaagaaaccctgtctcaaaaaaacaaaatgaagaaaagaaaaataattccccTCTCCCTATTTTCTATGGTCTTCTGTGCTTGTTCTGAAGAAATCAAAAGGAGTGACCTATGGATTTAAAAGCTCAGATTCAATTACTGTCACTGTCCTGCACTGTTGCACGTCTACTCCCAAGATATGAACATCATCCCCAGCTTTCAGTTACTTAATTAGGCATGTAGCAATTTCCTCTAGGAAATAAGACACCTCTCCCTAAGAAGTGATTAGCATTTGGGGAACATCTTCCTATATCCTTACTCATATGCTCCTATGTCTAAAGAGACCTGAAAAGGGCCTGAAGTTCTTTTGGTGTCCATACTCACGCGCCACACTCCACCTTGAGGGACCGGACATTATCAAAACTACGCTCAGAGACATTTGGGCAGGAGCTGGTGAACTCCATCCTCTTGCCCTGGAAATTCTCCTGATCATAGATGGTTATCTGAAGTGGATTGAAATGGGACAAGAAAGAGAACCAGGTACAGCAGTAAGAATAGGGGCGAAGTTTGTATTTATCCTGTAATTTTCATTACTAGCTACAACCCAGGATGCCTGATGAGGTCTCTTCCAGTATAGACAAGGCAAAAAGGGGTTCAAATTAGTACTACTGCTCAGTGACATGTTCAGGCTCAGTTTATGATAAGAATGGTCTTTCAGGGACAATGGAGAGCTCAGTTGACAACTCTGATTCCACCAAGTGTCCTGCACCCATATGACCCAGAGGCCAGGATTCTACGACTTCTAGAAGTACCCTGTGGATTATTTCTTTGCTTCTAAAATATAAAGGGATTGTGATAAATCTTTTGTCTTTTGCACTAGAACTTGGCTTCTTACCTGGCAAGCTCCCAAAACTGTGAACTTGCCTCAGATCTGTCCAGTGAGGAAAGGATTAAGTGTTAGGGAAACAGTGAAAGGCCTGGGGTCTGTCACTTCAGCTCATGGCTAAATCCACCCTCAGTCTGAGTCGGGAGCCTGGATCTCATGGCTTATTTGGGATCTAATGGTACTATCTCCCACCCATCATGGACATCCAGGGTCACCCATCATGGAAGCCTTCCAACAGTGTCTGAGTGTTGGATGGACCTTCCTCCTACAGAACAGTATTTTGTTGGATGGGAACTGTCAAAGAGTAAGTACAGCCTTGTAGCTACTGTGCAGCAGCACTTCAGCCCTGCCTGTtggatctttccatttccatgTGATTGGATCAGCTTACCTTCCATGGCCCCAAGGACCCGGGCATAGGATTGgtctgagccatcttggtggttGGAAGAGTTTCTGGAAGACATACACATCAGTGATAAGGCTTTTAGGATGGGCGTAGTGAAGTAAGAAGgcacaggagaaaggaaaagaggcttGAGGTCCCAGATTTTGTTTGAGATCCTGGCTCTGGTGCTACTACCCAAGCCTTAGGTTCTCCATCAACAGACCTTTTACATGCAGTCACTGTAAAAATGAGGACAGTGATGCAGATTGAGGACTGCAAAGGCATTTGGACCTCTTGATAAGTGTGCCCTCTGTCCTCTTGCTTGCCTTCAGTGAATAACACTGCCTGGGTGTTACATACCCTCATATCAACTCCCTGACAACTGTTAGACTCCACATATCTAGTCATTCGGGCAGAAGGGTCAGAATTCCCCACCTTACCTGCTCCGATTAAAAGGCAGCCTGTACTGGGATCCTTCATGGTCTTTCCAACACCCAAATTGACCAATTAATTCTGCTTGTCCATGCCAccactccctctctgtctcctagACTTAGCTGTTTTGACCTTGCTGTCTTCTCCAGGTTGCAGATTTTGAGTTCTCTCTCACTCCCCAGACCTGCTCACAGTACTCATCTGTCTCACTATTAACTGTGTACTGGGTGAGCATCTCAATAGCAGGGATGGCACCTCCTGGGTGATTGATACAGCACCACGCCAAAGCTGTGGTTAGTTGGGGAATAGGGTAATTTGAAAAAGACTTACtgaagccaggcttggtggtgcggACTTTTAATGCCTGCTACTTGAAGTGGTaggtaggaggattgcaagttcaagatcTACTTGGACAatttagtgagactgtctcaaaataaaaagtaagggctatgagttccaggctagctagggctacatagtgagaccagtTCTCAAagtgggtggggagggagtggagggTATTCtcaggggctggggatatagctcagtactagagtgtttgcccagcatgagTGACCCATTAGACTTAATGcctagcactgtgtgtgtgtgtgtgtgtgtgtgtgtgtgtgtgtgtgtgtgtgagatgaagAACGGGTAATTATAAAAATACAGTTATAGCTCACTCTATGTCAGACTCTGCCTTACTTGCATTAATATACCTAGACCTCACAAGTCAAATACCATCACCACCCCATTTTATGAATGAGGACTAAGGACCATAGAGGTTGAGTAGTCATCGTTGACGGTGTAATGAGAAggatggggg
Above is a window of Onychomys torridus chromosome 8, mOncTor1.1, whole genome shotgun sequence DNA encoding:
- the Cryba1 gene encoding beta-crystallin A3 isoform X1, which produces METQTVQRELETLPTTKMAQTNPMPGSLGPWKITIYDQENFQGKRMEFTSSCPNVSERSFDNVRSLKVECGAWIGYEHTSFCGQQFILERGEYPRWDAWSGSNAYHIERLMSFRPICSANHKESKITIFEKENFIGRQWEICDDYPSLQAMGWFNNEVGSMKIQCGAWVCYQYPGYRGYQYILECDHHGGDYKHWREWGSHAQTSQIQSIRRIQQ
- the Cryba1 gene encoding beta-crystallin A3 isoform X2, which translates into the protein METQTVQRELETLPTTKMAQTNPMPGSLGPWKITIYDQENFQGKRMEFTSSCPNVSERSFDNVRSLKVECGAIIKSLRLPSLRKRTLLDASGRSVMTTLPYKPWVGSTMKLVP